Proteins from a genomic interval of Lycium ferocissimum isolate CSIRO_LF1 chromosome 2, AGI_CSIRO_Lferr_CH_V1, whole genome shotgun sequence:
- the LOC132046842 gene encoding caffeoyl-CoA O-methyltransferase 3-like, with the protein MASNGENGRHQEVGHKSLLQSDALYQYILETSVYPREPKPMKELREITANHPWNIMTTSADEGQFLSMLLKLINAKNTMEIGVFTGYSLLATAMALPDDGKILAMDINRENYEIGLPVIEKAGLAHKIEFREGPALPVLDQMIEDGKYHGSYDFIFVDADKDNYLNYHKRLIDLVKVGGLIGYDNTLWNGSVVAPPDAPLRKYVRYYRDFVLELNKALAADTRIEICQLPVGDGITLCRRIS; encoded by the exons ATGGCAAGCAATGGAGAAAATGGGAGACATCAAGAAGTTGGACACAAGAGTCTCCTGCAAAGCGATGCCCTTTATCAG TACATTCTTGAAACGAGTGTATATCCAAGAGAGCCAAAACCCATGAAAGAGCTCAGAGAGATTACTGCAAATCACCCTTG GAACATTATGACCACCTCTGCTGATGAAGGACAATTCTTGAGCATGCTTCTCAAACTCATAAATGCCAAAAATACAATGGAGATTGGTGTTTTTACTGGTTACTCTCTTCTTGCTACTGCCATGGCTCTTCCCGATGATGGCAAG ATTCTTGCCATGGATATCAACCGGGAAAACTACGAAATTGGTCTTCCAGTAATTGAAAAGGCTGGACTAGCTCACAAAATTGAGTTCAGAGAAGGCCCTGCACTTCCCGTTCTGGACCAAATGATTGAAGAC GGCAAATACCATGGATCATACGACTTCATATTTGTGGATGCTGACAAGGACAATTACTTGAACTATCACAAGAGATTAATTGACTTGGTCAAGGTTGGTGGACTAATTGGCTACGACAACACCCTATGGAATGGATCAGTAGTGGCACCACCTGATGCACCCCTCAGGAAATACGTTAGATATTATAGGGATTTTGTATTGGAACTCAACAAGGCTTTGGCTGCTGATACAAGAATCGAAATCTGCCAGCTTCCAGTTGGTGATGGCATCACCTTATGTCGCCGCATCAGTTAA
- the LOC132046843 gene encoding caffeoyl-CoA O-methyltransferase yields MASNGENGRHQEVGHKSLLQSDALYQYILETSVYPREPEAMKELREITAKHPWNLMTTSADEGQFLNMLLKLINAKNTMEIGVFTGYSLLATAMALPDDGKILAMDINRDNYEIGLPVIEKAGLAHKIEFREGPALPVLDQMIEDGKYHGSYDFIFVDADKDNYLNYHKRLIDLVKVGGLIGYDNTLWNGSVVAPPDAPLRKYVRYYRDFVLELNKALAADPRIEICQLPVGDGITLCRRIS; encoded by the exons ATGGCAAGCAATGGAGAAAATGGAAGACACCAAGAAGTTGGACACAAGAGTCTTTTGCAAAGTGATGCCCTTTATCAG TACATTCTTGAAACAAGTGTTTATCCAAGAGAACCTGAAGCCATGAAAGAGCTAAGAGAGATTACTGCAAAACACCCCTG GAACCTCATGACCACCTCTGCTGATGAAGGACAATTCTTGAACATGCTTCTCAAACTCATCAATGCGAAGAACACTATGGAGATTGGTGTTTTTACCGGTTACTCTCTGCTTGCTACTGCCATGGCTCTTCCTGATGATGGCAAG ATTCTAGCCATGGATATCAATCGGGATAACTATGAGATTGGTCTTCCGGTAATTGAAAAAGCTGGACTAGCTCACAAAATTGAATTCAGAGAAGGCCCTGCACTGCCCGTTCTTGACCAAATGATTGAAGAC GGCAAATATCATGGATCATATGATTTTATATTTGTGGATGCTGACAAGGACAATTACTTGAACTATCACAAGAGATTAATCGACTTGGTGAAGGTTGGTGGACTAATTGGTTATGACAACACCCTATGGAATGGATCAGTGGTGGCACCACCTGATGCACCCCTCAGGAAATATGTTAGATATTATAGAGATTTCGTATTGGAACTCAACAAAGCCTTGGCTGCTGATCCAAGAATCGAAATTTGCCAGCTTCCAGTTGGTGATGGAATCACCCTTTGCCGCCGCATTAGTTAA
- the LOC132046841 gene encoding F-box protein At5g67140: protein MKRKGVEELDDQDRPIDRLPFDLLAHIFAMLTCFKDLAQTSAVCKKWRQGVKESLARRERLSFSGWKVNDDSTTRLVLHAYSLKELDISRSRWGCQITDRGLYQLSTAKCISNLSSLSLWGTTGITDTGVVQLISRANSLQHLNIGGTFITDTSLFAIAGSCPHLKTIVLWGCRHVTENGLLALVNKCRKLESINAWGMRVTVDCFIGLLTISPALQIQPKGILPDIAVF from the exons ATGAAGCGAAAGGGGGTTGAGGAACTAGATGATCAAGACAGGCCGATTGATAGACTCCCCTTTGACCTCTTGGCTCACATATTTGCTATGCTTACTTGTTTCAAGGATTTGGCTCA GACCAGCGCTGTGTGCAAGAAATGGAGGCAGGGGGTGAAAGAATCCCTGGCAAGAAGAGAAAGATTGAGTTTTTCAGGGTGGAAAGTGAATGATGATTCTACCACTCGCCTTGTCCTTCATGCTTACAGTCTCAAGGAACTCGATAT TTCAAGGAGCCGTTGGGGTTGTCAAATAACAGATCGCGGGCTGTACCAATTGTCAACTGCTAAATGTATTAGCAATCTGTCATCACTATCTTTATGGGGCACTACTGGGATCACAGATACAGGTGTTGTTCAACTG ATCTCCAGAGCTAATTCTCTACAGCATCTGAATATCGGTGGTACATTCATAACAGACACATCCTTGTTTGCTATTGCTGGTAGCTGCCCACACTTGAAG ACTATTGTGCTTTGGGGGTGTCGTCATGTAACTGAGAATGGGCTTCTAGCTTTGGTAAATAAATGCCGGAAACTAGAGTCTATTAATGCATGGGGCATGAGGGTTACCGTGGACTGTTTTATTGGCCTACTCACTATTAGCCCAGCCCTACAGATACAACCTAAAGGAATCCTGCCTGATATTGCTGTATTTTGA
- the LOC132046840 gene encoding PI-PLC X domain-containing protein At5g67130: MWRRRGNSYLILLVCHLAVFHCLLITSSTACSSGNCQLLDSCASATDCGAALYCGNCPELGKNQPFCIRGQAIEPTSVISGLPFNKYSWLVTHNAFSIVNAPLLTGPQRITFYNQEDTVTNQLRNGVRGLMLDMYDFENDIWLCHSFRGQCYNFTAFEPASNTLKEVEAFLSANPTEIVTIIIEDYVHSPKGLTRVFADAGLDKYWFPVSKMPRKGDDWPTVNDMVKKNHRLLVFTSDSSKEAAEGIAYQWRYMVENEPGDPGVVPGACNSRKESKPLNSRSASLFLMNYFPTVAVQNGACKEHSTQLDDTVGACYKAAGNMMPNYVAVNFYMRSDGGGVFNVLDQMNGQTLCGCPTVTACQAGTHYGVCRNVSAANAAPTATNPSGMFSGSVQLTGHASAIHFSSIIYLFSLFSVMMFLL, translated from the exons ATgtggagaagaagaggaaatagTTACCTCATTTTGTTAGTCTGTCACTTAGCTGTCTTTCACTGCTTACTCATCACTTCTTCAACTGCTTGTTCCAGTGGCAATTGCCAG CTTTTAGATTCATGTGCTTCGGCTACGGATTGTGGAGCAGCTTTATACTGTGGTAATTGCCCTGAATTGGGAAAGAATCAGCCTTTTTGTATTAGAGGACAAGCTATTGAACCCACTTCCGTT ATTAGTGGATTACCCTTCAACAAATACTCATGGCTGGTGACCCATAATGCCTTTTCAATTGTAAATGCACCATTATTGACAGGCCCTCAGAGAATTACTTTCTATAATCAAGAAGACACTGTCACTAACCAATTGAGA aatggaGTCAGGGGATTGATGCTGGATATGTACGATTTCGAGAACGATATATGGCTCTGTCACTCGTTTCGTGGCCAATGTTACAACTTCACTGCCTTT GAACCAGCAAGCAACACTTTGAAAGAGGTGGAAGCATTTTTGAGCGCAAATCCTACAGAAATAGTTACCATCATAATTGAGGATTATGTGCATTCCCCAAAGGGTTTAACAAGGGTATTTGCTGATGCGGGGTTGGATAAGTATTGGTTTCCTGTTTCTAAGATGCCGAGAAAGGGTGATGATTGGCCCACCGTGAATGATATGGTTAAAAAGAATCACCGATTGTTGGTTTTTACCTCTGATTCTTCCAAGGAAGCTGCTGAAGGAATTGCTTATCAGTGGAGATACATGGTTGAAAATGAGC CTGGAGATCCCGGAGTGGTGCCTGGTGCATGCAACAGTCGTAAGGAATCGAAGCCACTTAATTCCAGAAGTGCCTCTCTGTTTCTAATGAACTACTTCCCCACAGTTGCTGTACAAAACGGAGCCTGCAAAGAGCATTCAACTCAACTTGATGATACGGTCGGTGCCTGTTACAAAGCAGCAGGCAACATGATGCCCAATTATGTGGCAGTAAACTTTTACATg AGAAGTGATGGAGGAGGAGTTTTTAATGTTTTAGATCAAATGAACGGTCAGACACTATGTGGTTGCCCAACGGTCACGGCATGCCAG gcGGGAACACATTATGGAGTTTGTAGGAATGTTAGTGCAGCGAATGCAGCTCCAACAGCAACTAATCCTTCTGGAATGTTTTCTGGGTCCGTGCAATTAACAGGCCATGCTTCAGCAATCCATTTTTCCAGTATCATATACCTATTTTCATTGTTTTCTGTAATGATGTTTCTAttatga